In Candidatus Sodalis pierantonius str. SOPE, one DNA window encodes the following:
- the lptM gene encoding LPS translocon maturation chaperone LptM, with translation MGEMKSELRRAALVLMLLGLYGCGLKGPLYFPPADKADKSEQKHQLTTTPSSTQSPVQTASPGDDGSSAAVGTEQP, from the coding sequence ATGGGTGAAATGAAAAGCGAATTGCGCCGCGCGGCGTTGGTGTTGATGCTGCTGGGGCTTTACGGCTGCGGCCTGAAAGGTCCCCTTTATTTCCCGCCGGCGGACAAAGCGGATAAAAGCGAACAGAAGCATCAACTGACGACCACGCCGTCCTCGACCCAGTCTCCGGTGCAGACCGCCTCGCCCGGGGATGATGGCAGCAGCGCCGCCGTCGGGACCGAACAGCCGTAA
- a CDS encoding class I adenylate cyclase, translated as MYFYIETLKQRLDAINQLRVDRALAAMGPGFQHVYSLLPTLLHFHHPMLPGYLDGNVPHGICFYSPNETQRAWLDDISRQAGAAVAETDSGEQPITGVYSMGSTSTIGQNTNSDFDIWVCHQSWLDNEERAQLQRKCHLLEQWATRQGVDVNFFLIDENRFRHNESGSLGDEDCGSTQHILLLDEFYRTAVRMGGKRILWNMVPGDEEAHYDEYVLSLYARGALTPNEWLDLGGLGTLSAEEYFGASLWQLYKSIDSPYKAVLKTLLLEAYSWEYPHTELLAMKIKQRLHDGEIVSFGLDPYCMMLERVTYYLTQINDMTRLDLVRRCFYLKVCEKLSQDPTGTPWRRGILTQLVTNWGWDEARLKMLDDRANWKIGQVREAHNELLDAMMQSYRNLIRFARRNNLSVSASPQDIGVLTRKLYAAFEALPGKVTLLNPQISPDLSEPHLTFIHVPQGRANRTGWYLYNQSPSMDSIISHQPLEYNRYLNKLVAWAWFNGLLTRSTQVHIKGSDTCDSAKLNELIADVAGHFPLRVPAPTPKALYSPCEIRHLAIIVNLEHDPTAVFRNQVVHFDFRKLDVFSFGQQQCLVGSIDLLYRDSWNEVRTLHFSGEQAVLEALKTILGKMHQDAAPPDTVEVFCYSQHLRGLIRTRVQQLVSECIELRLSSTRQDPARFKAVRVAGQTWGLFFERLSVSVQKLENAVEFYGAISNNKLHGLSIQMETEQIHLPPVVDGFASEGIIQFFFEDTTDDSGCNIYILDETNRVEAYHHCEGSKEELVRDVSRFYSSSHDRFTYGSSFINFNLPQFYQIMNLDGRIQVVPFRSSVLSHLCATPLENGAPPLAQNARSS; from the coding sequence TTGTACTTCTACATCGAGACCTTGAAACAGAGACTGGACGCGATTAACCAACTTCGGGTAGATCGCGCGTTGGCGGCCATGGGGCCGGGTTTTCAACACGTATACAGTCTGCTGCCAACCTTACTACATTTTCACCATCCGATGCTTCCGGGTTACCTGGACGGTAATGTGCCTCACGGCATCTGTTTTTATTCCCCCAATGAAACGCAGCGCGCCTGGCTTGACGATATCAGCCGCCAGGCCGGCGCGGCGGTGGCGGAGACGGACAGCGGCGAGCAACCCATCACCGGCGTTTACTCCATGGGTAGTACCTCTACCATCGGCCAGAACACCAATTCCGATTTCGACATCTGGGTTTGTCACCAATCCTGGCTGGACAACGAAGAACGCGCTCAGTTGCAGCGCAAGTGCCACCTGCTGGAGCAGTGGGCGACACGTCAGGGCGTGGACGTCAACTTCTTCTTGATAGATGAAAACCGTTTTCGCCATAACGAAAGCGGCAGTTTGGGCGACGAGGACTGCGGCTCCACCCAGCATATCCTGCTGCTGGATGAATTCTATCGCACCGCCGTGCGCATGGGCGGTAAGCGTATCCTGTGGAACATGGTGCCGGGGGACGAAGAGGCCCATTACGACGAATATGTTCTGTCGCTGTACGCCCGCGGCGCGCTGACGCCCAACGAGTGGCTAGATTTGGGGGGCCTCGGCACCCTGTCCGCGGAAGAGTATTTCGGCGCCAGCCTGTGGCAGCTGTATAAAAGCATCGACTCCCCCTATAAGGCGGTGCTGAAAACGCTGCTGCTGGAAGCCTACTCCTGGGAATATCCCCATACCGAACTGCTGGCGATGAAGATTAAACAGCGGCTGCATGACGGCGAAATCGTGTCCTTCGGCCTCGATCCTTATTGCATGATGCTAGAACGGGTGACGTACTACCTGACTCAGATAAACGATATGACGCGGCTGGACTTGGTGCGCCGCTGCTTTTATCTGAAGGTATGCGAAAAATTATCGCAGGATCCGACGGGTACCCCTTGGCGGCGTGGGATCCTGACGCAGCTGGTGACCAACTGGGGTTGGGATGAGGCGCGGCTGAAAATGCTGGACGATCGCGCCAACTGGAAGATAGGCCAGGTGCGTGAAGCGCATAATGAGCTGCTGGACGCCATGATGCAGAGTTACCGCAATCTGATCCGGTTCGCCCGCCGCAACAACTTGAGCGTCAGCGCCAGCCCGCAGGATATCGGCGTGCTGACCCGCAAGCTGTATGCGGCCTTCGAGGCGCTGCCGGGCAAAGTGACGTTGCTCAATCCGCAGATCTCGCCGGATCTGTCGGAACCGCACCTGACGTTCATACACGTGCCGCAGGGGCGCGCCAACCGCACCGGCTGGTATTTATACAATCAGTCACCGTCGATGGATTCCATCATCAGCCACCAGCCGCTGGAATATAACCGCTATCTTAATAAACTGGTGGCCTGGGCCTGGTTTAACGGGCTGTTGACCCGCTCGACCCAAGTGCATATCAAGGGTAGCGATACCTGCGATAGCGCTAAACTGAATGAGCTCATCGCCGATGTCGCCGGCCACTTCCCGTTGCGGGTGCCGGCGCCGACGCCCAAGGCGCTCTATAGCCCGTGTGAAATCCGTCATCTGGCGATTATCGTCAATCTGGAACACGACCCCACTGCGGTATTCCGCAACCAAGTGGTGCATTTCGATTTCCGTAAGTTGGACGTTTTCAGCTTCGGCCAGCAGCAGTGTCTGGTGGGCAGCATCGACCTGCTCTATCGCGACTCGTGGAATGAAGTGCGCACCCTACATTTCAGCGGCGAGCAGGCGGTGCTGGAAGCGTTGAAAACCATTCTCGGCAAAATGCATCAGGACGCCGCGCCGCCGGATACGGTCGAGGTATTCTGTTACAGCCAGCATTTACGCGGGCTTATCCGCACTCGCGTGCAGCAGTTGGTTTCCGAATGTATCGAGCTACGTCTCTCCAGCACCCGCCAGGATCCGGCGCGGTTCAAGGCGGTGCGCGTGGCGGGACAGACCTGGGGGCTGTTTTTCGAGCGCCTGAGCGTTTCGGTACAGAAGCTGGAAAACGCGGTGGAGTTCTACGGCGCCATTTCCAATAATAAACTGCACGGGCTGTCCATCCAGATGGAGACCGAGCAGATCCATCTGCCGCCGGTCGTGGACGGGTTCGCCAGCGAGGGCATCATCCAGTTCTTTTTTGAAGACACCACCGATGACAGCGGATGCAATATCTATATTCTCGATGAAACCAATCGGGTGGAAGCCTATCATCATTGCGAAGGCAGCAAAGAGGAGCTGGTGCGCGACGTCAGCCGCTTCTACTCCTCATCCCATGACCGGTTTACCTATGGCTCCAGCTTCATCAATTTCAATTTGCCGCAGTTCTATCAGATTATGAATCTGGACGGCCGTATCCAGGTCGTGCCCTTTCGCAGCAGCGTGCTCTCCCATTTGTGCGCCACGCCGTTGGAAAATGGCGCGCCGCCGCTGGCGCAAAACGCCCGCAGCAGCTAA
- the hemC gene encoding hydroxymethylbilane synthase produces MQDNLLRIATRQSPLALWQAGYVRDALLRHHPHLQVELVPLVTRGDILLDTPLAKVGGKGLFIKELERALLEHRADIAVHSMKDVTVSFPDGLGLCVLCERDDPRDAFVSSHYANLDALPPGAIIGTSSLRRQCQLRERRPDLQVRDLRGNVGTRLAKLDRGDFDAIILAVAGLKRLGLVDRIRQAIDPADSLPAVGQGAVGIECRLDDARTLALLAPLHHRETALRVGAERAMNARLQSGCQVPIGSYAVLDGDQVWLRVLVGSPDGTTVIRSEGRAPLALAEQLGLRLADDLLDRGARAILAQVYQDDPPQ; encoded by the coding sequence ATGCAAGACAACCTTCTCAGAATCGCCACCCGGCAGAGCCCTCTGGCGCTTTGGCAGGCGGGCTACGTGCGTGATGCATTGCTGCGCCACCACCCGCATTTGCAGGTGGAGCTGGTGCCCCTAGTGACCCGCGGCGACATCCTCCTTGATACCCCGCTGGCAAAAGTGGGCGGTAAGGGCTTGTTCATCAAGGAATTGGAACGGGCGCTCCTGGAACATCGCGCCGATATCGCCGTCCATTCGATGAAGGATGTCACGGTCTCTTTTCCCGACGGTCTGGGACTTTGTGTGCTGTGCGAGCGCGACGATCCGCGCGACGCCTTTGTCAGTTCGCATTACGCCAATCTTGACGCGCTGCCGCCAGGGGCGATTATCGGCACCTCAAGCCTGCGCCGGCAGTGCCAACTGCGCGAACGGCGTCCTGATCTGCAGGTGCGCGATCTGCGCGGCAATGTCGGCACGCGGTTGGCGAAACTCGATCGGGGCGACTTTGATGCCATCATCCTGGCGGTCGCCGGTCTGAAACGGCTGGGACTGGTGGATCGCATCCGTCAGGCCATTGATCCGGCGGACTCGCTGCCGGCGGTAGGTCAAGGGGCGGTCGGCATCGAATGCCGGCTGGATGATGCCCGCACGCTGGCGCTGCTGGCGCCGCTGCATCACCGGGAAACCGCTCTGCGCGTCGGTGCCGAACGCGCCATGAACGCCCGCCTGCAGAGCGGGTGCCAGGTGCCTATCGGCAGTTATGCCGTGCTCGACGGCGATCAAGTCTGGCTGCGCGTCCTGGTGGGGTCGCCGGACGGCACCACCGTCATTCGCAGTGAAGGACGGGCGCCGCTGGCGCTGGCGGAGCAGCTCGGCCTGCGCCTGGCTGACGATCTGCTGGATCGTGGCGCTCGTGCCATTTTGGCCCAGGTTTATCAGGACGATCCGCCGCAATGA
- the hemD gene encoding uroporphyrinogen-III synthase: protein MSILVTRPSPAGEQLVNRLRARGKSAWHLPLIDFTPGNDLPHLPQRLADLSDGDLLFIVSQHAINYAHPWLTQQGVSWPPGLHYFAVGRSTGLRLHDLSGLPISYPDEGETSEDLLRLPALARINGKRALILRGNGGRDVLEKTLRQRGVQATYCECYRRSPIHYDGEEQGRRMRTLGIDTLVITSGEMLQQFYTLMPEYYRRTWLMPCRLIVVSERLAMLARQLGWTNIVVANAADNDALMRVLL from the coding sequence ATGAGCATCCTCGTCACCCGCCCATCGCCCGCGGGCGAGCAACTGGTGAACAGGCTTCGCGCCCGCGGCAAATCCGCTTGGCATCTGCCGCTTATCGACTTTACCCCCGGCAATGATCTGCCGCATCTTCCGCAACGTCTCGCCGATCTGTCTGACGGCGATTTACTGTTTATCGTCTCACAGCATGCGATCAACTACGCTCACCCCTGGCTGACGCAGCAGGGCGTCAGTTGGCCGCCCGGGTTGCACTATTTCGCCGTGGGGCGCAGCACCGGCCTGCGGCTGCATGATCTGAGCGGATTGCCGATCAGCTACCCCGACGAGGGAGAAACCAGCGAGGATTTGCTGCGTCTGCCGGCGCTGGCGCGCATCAACGGCAAGCGCGCGCTTATCCTGCGCGGCAACGGCGGACGGGACGTGCTGGAGAAGACGTTACGCCAGCGCGGCGTGCAGGCCACCTATTGCGAATGCTACCGCCGCAGCCCGATACATTATGACGGCGAAGAGCAGGGCCGACGCATGCGAACGCTGGGCATCGACACGCTGGTAATTACCAGCGGCGAAATGTTACAACAATTCTATACTTTAATGCCTGAATACTATCGCCGCACCTGGCTGATGCCATGCCGGCTGATAGTGGTCAGCGAACGTTTAGCCATGCTTGCCCGCCAATTGGGCTGGACGAACATCGTCGTAGCGAACGCGGCAGACAACGATGCATTGATGCGCGTATTGCTCTAA
- the hemX gene encoding uroporphyrinogen-III C-methyltransferase: MTEHTTSTIPQDDATKKTDSPHASTPLSGDAEPRPAAPSRLAGGKIPPAGNGTPGKTAGGRRPLALILAALALAIAVLLAIGVYIAARQQAHQQEAARAQLQASLVELNQAQQTQRQQYQESLAAQRQALDAARAQQAAQGRELEDLQNKLTAITGTNANTWLLSQADFLVKMAGRKLWSDRDVVTAGALLKSADASLAQMNDPSLTEARRAITEDIGTLAGVSQIDFDGIILKLNQLTNQVDNLRLADNDSDESSMDSDSGELSGSIQEWRQNLSKSWHNFMNDFITVRRRDTGAEPLLAPNQDVYLRENIRARLLVAAQAVPRHQNEIYQQSLDSVSTWVRAYFDADDANTRAFLSQLDALGQEDITMNLPDSLQSQPLLDKLTQTRVRNLLAQPASPAAQGE; encoded by the coding sequence ATGACGGAACACACTACTTCAACGATCCCGCAGGATGACGCGACCAAGAAGACAGATAGCCCGCATGCTTCGACCCCGCTTTCCGGCGACGCCGAGCCACGGCCCGCTGCACCCTCGCGGCTCGCGGGGGGGAAGATTCCGCCCGCCGGTAACGGCACACCGGGCAAAACGGCCGGCGGCCGCCGGCCGCTGGCGCTGATACTGGCGGCGTTGGCCCTGGCCATAGCCGTTTTACTGGCGATTGGCGTCTATATCGCCGCGCGCCAGCAGGCGCATCAACAAGAGGCCGCGCGCGCGCAACTGCAGGCGAGTCTGGTTGAACTCAATCAGGCGCAGCAGACGCAACGCCAGCAATACCAGGAGTCACTGGCCGCCCAGAGGCAAGCGCTCGACGCTGCGCGGGCGCAGCAGGCGGCCCAGGGGCGCGAGCTGGAGGATTTGCAGAACAAACTGACGGCCATCACCGGGACTAACGCCAATACCTGGCTGCTGTCGCAGGCGGATTTCCTGGTGAAAATGGCCGGACGCAAATTGTGGAGCGACCGGGATGTCGTCACCGCCGGCGCACTGCTGAAAAGCGCTGACGCCAGCCTGGCGCAAATGAACGATCCCAGCCTGACCGAGGCGCGGCGGGCGATCACCGAAGATATTGGCACGCTGGCCGGCGTCAGCCAGATAGATTTTGATGGCATTATCTTGAAACTCAACCAGTTGACCAACCAGGTGGACAACCTGCGGCTGGCGGATAACGACAGCGACGAATCCTCCATGGATAGCGACAGCGGCGAATTATCGGGGTCAATTCAAGAGTGGCGGCAAAACCTCAGCAAAAGCTGGCATAATTTCATGAACGATTTCATTACAGTGCGCCGCCGCGATACCGGCGCCGAGCCGCTGCTGGCGCCGAATCAGGATGTTTACCTGCGGGAAAATATTCGCGCCCGGCTGCTGGTCGCCGCCCAGGCGGTACCGCGCCACCAGAATGAAATCTATCAGCAGTCGCTGGATTCCGTGTCCACCTGGGTGCGCGCCTATTTCGATGCCGACGATGCCAATACCCGCGCTTTCCTGAGCCAGCTTGACGCTTTGGGCCAGGAGGATATCACCATGAACCTGCCGGATAGTCTGCAAAGCCAGCCGCTGCTGGATAAACTGACGCAGACCCGGGTACGCAATCTGCTGGCCCAGCCGGCGTCCCCCGCCGCACAGGGAGAATAA
- the hemY gene encoding protoheme IX biogenesis protein HemY, whose protein sequence is MIKVLLLFILLFAGIVLGPLIAGHQGYVLIQTDNYNIETSVTGLVIILILTFIVLFIIEWAIRRLFRTGARTRRWFHGRKNHRARKHTSAALMKLAEGDYRQVEKLLARNADHADQPVVNYLLAAEVAQQRGDDLRTNQYLARAAEVADNDQLPVDITRVRIQLARHEDHAARHGVDRLLETAPRHPEVLRLAEQAFIRTHAWQSLLDILPAMRKVQVYDEATINRLQYQAFNGLMDQIMENQGSEGLNRWWRDQSRKVRNDASLQVALAEHLIECNDHDTAQRLIVKALKHRTDDELLLLLPRLKNGDPEQVEKALRLQIRQQGDTPLLSSTLGQLLMKRGEWQAAADAFRAALKQRPDAHDYAWLADVLDRLHKPEESAQMRREGLMLTLAASPSKTPGASLAPQTPANDTRAEPVKTPPADPRP, encoded by the coding sequence ATGATTAAGGTCTTATTGCTGTTCATCCTGCTGTTCGCGGGCATTGTGCTCGGCCCGCTGATCGCCGGTCATCAGGGATATGTGCTGATCCAGACCGATAATTACAATATTGAAACCAGCGTCACCGGTCTGGTGATTATTCTGATCCTGACGTTTATCGTGTTGTTTATCATCGAATGGGCAATCCGTCGGCTGTTTCGGACCGGGGCGCGTACCCGCCGCTGGTTTCACGGCCGTAAAAATCATCGCGCCCGCAAGCACACCAGCGCGGCGTTGATGAAGCTGGCCGAAGGGGATTACCGTCAGGTGGAAAAACTCCTGGCGCGCAACGCCGATCACGCCGACCAGCCGGTGGTCAACTATCTGCTGGCGGCGGAAGTCGCGCAGCAGCGCGGGGACGATTTACGCACTAATCAGTACCTGGCCCGCGCGGCGGAAGTGGCGGACAACGATCAGCTACCGGTAGACATTACCCGGGTGCGCATCCAACTCGCGCGCCATGAGGATCATGCCGCCCGCCACGGCGTCGACCGTCTGCTGGAAACCGCGCCGCGCCATCCCGAAGTGCTGCGCCTGGCGGAACAGGCCTTCATCCGCACGCACGCCTGGCAATCGCTGCTGGATATTCTGCCGGCAATGCGCAAAGTTCAGGTATACGACGAGGCGACAATAAATCGCCTGCAGTATCAGGCTTTTAACGGGCTGATGGACCAGATCATGGAAAATCAGGGCAGCGAGGGGTTGAACCGCTGGTGGCGCGATCAAAGCCGGAAAGTGCGCAACGACGCCTCCCTACAGGTGGCGTTGGCCGAACACCTCATCGAATGCAACGATCACGACACCGCGCAGCGTCTCATTGTTAAGGCGCTTAAACATCGCACCGACGATGAACTGCTACTGCTGCTGCCGCGCCTGAAGAACGGCGACCCCGAGCAGGTGGAGAAAGCGCTGCGGCTGCAAATCCGCCAGCAGGGAGACACGCCGCTCTTAAGCAGTACGCTGGGGCAGTTGTTGATGAAACGCGGCGAATGGCAGGCCGCGGCCGACGCCTTTCGCGCCGCGCTTAAGCAGCGCCCGGACGCCCACGATTACGCCTGGCTGGCGGATGTGCTCGACCGGCTGCATAAGCCGGAGGAGTCGGCGCAGATGCGCCGCGAGGGGTTAATGCTGACGCTGGCCGCGTCGCCAAGCAAAACGCCCGGCGCGTCCCTGGCTCCCCAAACGCCGGCGAACGACACCCGGGCAGAGCCGGTTAAAACGCCCCCCGCCGATCCCCGCCCTTGA
- a CDS encoding fumarylacetoacetate hydrolase family protein, with protein MKLLRYGPPGEERPALPDGDGQLRSLAGEIEDIAGETLLPAALDRLRALDPATLPKVAGDPRIGPCVGRVGKFVCIRLNYADHAAETDAAIPTESIVFNKWISVISGPFDALHIPRGSLKTDWEVELGVVIGQGGRDIAEQDALQHVAGYCVVNDVSERNWQLERGGTWDKGKGYDSFGPIGPWLVTADEDEIADPQALQLWLEVDGKRYQAGSTATMIFSVKEIISYLSRFMRLLPGDIIATGTPPGVGMGQKPQPVFLRAGQRLRLGVEGLGEQRQLTVQD; from the coding sequence ATGAAGCTATTACGTTACGGTCCGCCGGGTGAAGAGCGTCCGGCACTCCCGGATGGCGACGGCCAATTGCGCTCTCTCGCCGGAGAGATAGAGGATATCGCCGGCGAGACGTTATTGCCGGCGGCGCTTGACCGCCTGCGCGCCCTGGATCCCGCTACGCTGCCAAAGGTGGCGGGCGATCCGCGCATTGGCCCCTGCGTCGGCCGGGTAGGTAAATTCGTCTGTATCAGGTTGAATTATGCCGATCATGCGGCCGAAACCGACGCGGCAATCCCTACCGAGTCTATCGTATTCAATAAATGGATCAGCGTTATCAGCGGTCCTTTTGATGCGCTGCATATCCCGCGCGGCTCGCTGAAAACCGATTGGGAAGTGGAGCTTGGCGTGGTGATCGGTCAAGGCGGCCGAGATATCGCCGAACAAGACGCCCTACAGCACGTGGCGGGCTACTGCGTAGTGAATGATGTGTCCGAGCGGAACTGGCAGCTGGAGCGAGGGGGCACCTGGGATAAAGGCAAGGGCTATGACAGTTTCGGTCCCATCGGTCCCTGGCTGGTGACCGCCGATGAAGATGAAATCGCCGATCCACAGGCGTTGCAGCTCTGGCTCGAAGTGGATGGTAAGCGCTACCAAGCGGGATCCACGGCGACGATGATTTTTTCCGTCAAAGAAATCATCAGCTACCTGAGCCGGTTCATGCGTCTGTTGCCGGGGGATATTATCGCTACCGGCACGCCCCCGGGGGTGGGAATGGGGCAAAAACCGCAGCCGGTTTTCTTGCGGGCCGGCCAGCGGCTGCGGTTGGGCGTTGAGGGGCTCGGCGAGCAACGGCAACTCACGGTACAGGACTGA
- a CDS encoding class I SAM-dependent methyltransferase — MFLCPPRSPYAGWRDFIQQRVDPAGKAIADIGCGGGIYSAAWAGLGARQVTGQDEQETVQGLTNVAFVQGDATATGLADASQDIVFARALIHHFDSPHPFLHEAWRILAPGGLLLIQDRTPEDVFLPGSPEHMRGWFFDLFPQLAAIERARRPPRAAIEAAITAAGFELRPTTTLWETRREYADSAALAADLRGRTGRSILHELSDEALAQMIAYILARLTAGQPIVENDRWTFWWAQKPDVAGNCL, encoded by the coding sequence ATATTCTTATGCCCGCCGCGTAGCCCATATGCCGGCTGGAGAGATTTTATTCAACAGCGGGTGGATCCCGCCGGTAAAGCGATTGCCGATATCGGCTGCGGCGGCGGCATTTATAGCGCTGCCTGGGCCGGGTTAGGCGCCCGACAGGTCACCGGCCAAGATGAGCAGGAAACCGTGCAGGGATTAACCAATGTTGCGTTTGTGCAGGGCGACGCGACCGCGACCGGTCTGGCAGACGCCAGTCAGGATATCGTTTTCGCCCGCGCCCTCATTCACCATTTCGACTCGCCGCACCCGTTTTTGCATGAAGCATGGCGCATCCTCGCGCCGGGGGGACTTCTGCTGATTCAGGATCGGACGCCGGAAGATGTCTTCTTGCCGGGATCGCCCGAGCATATGCGCGGCTGGTTTTTCGATCTGTTCCCGCAGTTGGCCGCCATTGAAAGGGCGCGTCGCCCGCCGCGCGCGGCGATTGAAGCGGCGATAACGGCGGCGGGATTTGAACTGCGTCCGACCACCACCCTGTGGGAGACGCGGCGCGAGTACGCCGATAGCGCCGCGTTGGCGGCGGATTTGCGCGGCCGCACCGGGCGCTCAATCCTGCATGAATTAAGCGATGAGGCGTTGGCGCAGATGATTGCTTATATTCTCGCGCGCTTGACGGCGGGACAGCCGATCGTGGAAAACGATCGCTGGACGTTTTGGTGGGCGCAAAAACCGGACGTTGCTGGCAATTGTTTATAG
- a CDS encoding biofilm development regulator YmgB/AriR family protein, whose amino-acid sequence MSSVNVETGQPIASPATLPAAGAAGADGLLTTIIEEIQLTGRPVTHKLILAVLLERLETEHDPQMQDRYREALNSFMHTSVMDDI is encoded by the coding sequence ATGAGCAGCGTAAACGTTGAAACGGGACAGCCGATCGCCTCTCCCGCGACGCTTCCGGCCGCCGGGGCGGCTGGGGCAGACGGTCTGCTGACGACGATTATTGAAGAAATACAATTGACCGGCCGTCCCGTCACCCATAAATTGATTTTGGCGGTATTGCTTGAGCGCCTGGAAACCGAACATGATCCGCAGATGCAGGATCGCTATCGCGAGGCGTTGAATAGCTTTATGCATACCAGCGTCATGGACGATATTTGA
- a CDS encoding class II fructose-bisphosphate aldolase, translated as MFAAIKSLLADASRRRYALLAINCFNLETARATIRAAEQQRAPMILNLYQGHCGHLPPRVAVPLIRALADEAAVPVTLSLDHGSDAAIIGQAFRAGFSGLMIDASSQPLAENIRQTRQVVQLAATDGVCVEGELGHIADAPVYQIADARQMMTAVEDVEPFLRQTGIDLLAISVGTAHGLYPPGVTPEVDFERLEAIHRVSRVPLALHGGSGTRPEDIRRVSQHGVAKINVGVAVAQAGKTALHDGLRQHPDAELADMLRLMESACQEVVAEYLGWSGSAHKA; from the coding sequence ATGTTTGCCGCCATAAAGAGTTTGCTGGCTGACGCCAGCCGGCGTCGGTACGCGCTGTTAGCCATTAACTGTTTCAATCTGGAAACCGCGCGCGCCACCATTCGCGCTGCCGAACAGCAGCGGGCGCCGATGATCCTCAATCTCTACCAGGGCCATTGCGGCCATCTGCCGCCGCGGGTGGCGGTACCGCTGATACGCGCGCTGGCCGATGAGGCCGCCGTACCGGTGACGCTGAGCCTGGATCACGGCAGTGACGCCGCGATCATCGGTCAGGCATTTCGCGCCGGCTTCAGCGGGCTGATGATCGATGCCTCCAGCCAGCCGCTGGCGGAGAACATTCGCCAGACGCGCCAGGTGGTGCAACTGGCGGCGACCGATGGCGTCTGCGTGGAGGGCGAGCTGGGCCATATCGCCGATGCACCGGTGTATCAGATCGCCGATGCGCGGCAGATGATGACCGCGGTGGAGGATGTCGAGCCTTTCCTCCGCCAGACGGGCATCGATCTGCTGGCAATATCGGTAGGTACCGCGCACGGCCTCTATCCGCCGGGCGTCACGCCGGAGGTGGATTTTGAGCGGCTGGAGGCCATCCATCGGGTATCGCGCGTGCCGCTCGCGCTGCACGGCGGCAGCGGCACCCGGCCGGAGGACATACGCCGGGTCAGTCAGCACGGCGTGGCAAAGATTAATGTCGGCGTCGCGGTGGCCCAGGCCGGGAAAACCGCGCTACACGACGGGCTACGTCAGCATCCCGATGCCGAACTGGCGGATATGTTGCGGTTGATGGAATCCGCTTGCCAGGAAGTTGTGGCCGAGTATCTCGGCTGGTCCGGGTCGGCCCATAAAGCCTGA
- a CDS encoding PTS sugar transporter subunit IIA, with protein sequence MDINKILTPRRVNLNMQATNKEDAIQELADLLYDDGALTSKEDFIQDVWQREAEGSTGFENHIAIPHGKSQAVKQTTLAIGRTAQDIPWETLDGSKVRCIILFAVRLEDQNTTHIRLLSQVAAALADDDVIDRLLTETDANNIIALFS encoded by the coding sequence ATGGACATCAATAAGATTCTTACGCCGCGGCGCGTCAACTTGAACATGCAGGCGACCAATAAAGAGGACGCTATTCAGGAATTGGCCGATCTGTTATATGACGATGGCGCCCTGACCAGCAAAGAGGATTTTATTCAAGACGTTTGGCAGCGTGAGGCCGAGGGCTCCACCGGCTTTGAAAACCATATCGCTATCCCGCACGGCAAATCCCAGGCGGTGAAGCAGACCACGCTGGCTATCGGGCGGACCGCGCAGGATATTCCCTGGGAAACCCTCGACGGCAGCAAAGTGCGCTGCATCATCTTGTTCGCGGTGCGTCTTGAGGATCAGAACACCACCCATATTCGTCTACTGTCGCAGGTGGCGGCGGCGCTGGCCGATGACGATGTCATCGACCGGCTATTAACGGAAACGGACGCCAATAACATCATTGCGTTGTTCAGTTAG